CTTGAGGTAAAAACTAGTCCCACTGACCCCCCtgacccccgaaatccatagagCATGCCCACAACATGTCCTCAaaaatctgaatagtgtgcttggATTATCCGTCTATCTGAGAATGAAACGCAGAACTCAGCTCGACATGCATGCCCAACTAACGCTAcacagctctccaaaaatgtgattgAACTGAGTGCCCCGAtcaaaaatgatggaaatgggcacgTCGTGCAGACGGAtaatctctcagatgtaaatatgagtcaaccgctctgaagaataggatgTCATCACCAGAATGAAGTGTAAAGACTcagtcaaccgatccacaataacccaaacaacGTTATATTTCCTCAAAGTcagtggtaagcctaccacaaaatccatagtgatgcgctcccacttccactcaacccacccggtttctgatgctcgtacttctcgtgttgacaattcaaacatcgaGAGACATGAttgacaatatctttcttcatcctccaccaCAAATAGTATTttttcaagtcacggtacatctttgtgacacctgggtgaatggaataatGCGAATTGTGATCATCTCTATCAACCCATCAATGTTCGAAACACAAATCTGGCCCTAAAGCCGCATAACACCACTCATTGTCACCACCCCGTTGCACAATCACCGGTTCTTGGAACAATAGCAATCAagaaaatcgggggtcgggctttcagaggcccccgatgtatcaacaacaaaacaacccgcctccatatccgtcgcaaggtcctagttcttccaatagtgaAATAGGATGGATTGAAAACATATTTAagaaaatgatggagaaaaacgcCGACTCCGATtcccaattagcctcccacaatacttctatccgcaacttagAGGTTCAACTTTgccaaatttctcaagctttaaatactcgCCTAAATGGGGCACTACCGAGTGATACACTGGTAAACTCGAAAGGTGGGAATATGGGGCATACAATGGCTATGATAACAAGAAGTGGGAAAGGTAgagttgctagtacctcaaaccaaagaaaacatgtgggtgatgatgtgttggtgcaaGATCATGTTGAGACAAGCAATGATGTTCAAGATAATGAAGaagcgaggattgatattgatgaaaatgcgGAGGAGAtgcaagaggaagtgaacccgtttAGGGAACACGTGATCCGGTAGTGCTAAAGACTAAggtaccaatgccaaggcctcctcgtCCATATCCTCAAAGACTTTCAAAGCAACacaatgagaatcaattcaagaaattcattgatatgatgaaaagtttgtccataaatgtgctgttggttgaagccttagaacaaatgtcgggatatgccaagttcatgaaggacttggtaacaaagaagagatcaatgaactgTGAAACGATCAAAAtaacacatcaagtgagtgctattgtgcactccatggctccaaagttggaagactctggtgctttcacaatcccgtgcactattgggagtgccgaTTTTGCCAAAGCTTTTTGTGACTTGGGGGaaagcattaacttgatgccctattctaTGTTCAAAAtgttggggattgggcaaccaatacccacatccatgaggttgcaaatggcggatcggacaatgaaaaggcaattggggataattgatgatgtgttaattcgggtcgacaagttcatccttcccgcagattttgtgatacttgactgtgaggttgactacaAGGTGCCAATAATTTTGGGGAGACATTTCAttgctacagggaaggccttAGTTAATGTGGAAGCTggcgagctcaccttccgggtgggcgatgaaaaagtggtgttccatgtttgtaaGTCAATAAGgcagccaaatagcaacgaagtgtgttcgttcgtggatcttgtgaccgaagtaattattgatgacacaagtgctgtGATAAATGTTAAAGATACCTTGGAAgatgtgttgttgaatcatgatggggatgagaaggaaggctttgtagattgtgtcaatgctttgcaaggaatgagaTCATATACTTATGAGCCCCGAAAAAtttccttggatctcgaaaatcggaagactccaccaacaaagccctcaatcgaggagcctcctaccttagagttaaagcctttgccttcacacctcaggtatgagtttctaggcccttgttccactttgcctgttattctttcctcgttCTTAACTAACGTGTAGATagattccacccttgcggtgctccAAATGAGGAATAAAGTAATAGGTTAgacattggtggatattcggggtataagcccccccgccttttgcatgcacaaaatcattttggaggaggatgccaaaccctccatggaacatcaaagacgattgaatgagtccatgcaagaggtagtaaagaaagagatcattaagtggttggatgccagggttgtttaccccatttctgatagttcgtAGACCTCGCCGGTGCAATGTATCCCAAATAAAGagggcatgactgtgataacaaatgacaaaaatgaattgatcaccacaagaactgtcaccgggtggagagtgtacttggattataggaagctcaacaaagttactcGGAGAGACCATTTTCCGCtttcatttcttgatcaaatgttggataggttagccGGAAGTGATTATTATTGCTTCTTTGATGGATATTCCGGGTATAACCagattcttattgctcctgaagaccaagagaagaccactttcacttgtccctatggcactttcgcattctcgcggatgccattcg
This sequence is a window from Nicotiana tomentosiformis chromosome 5, ASM39032v3, whole genome shotgun sequence. Protein-coding genes within it:
- the LOC138892220 gene encoding uncharacterized protein; amino-acid sequence: MPRPPRPYPQRLSKQHNENQFKKFIDMMKSLSINVLLVEALEQMSGYAKFMKDLVTKKRSMNCETIKITHQVSAIVHSMAPKLEDSGAFTIPCTIGSADFAKAFWKALVNVEAGELTFRVGDEKVVFHVCKSIRQPNSNEVCSFVDLVTEVIIDDTSAVINVKDTLEDVLLNHDGDEKEGFVDCVNALQGMRSYTYEPRKISLDLENRKTPPTKPSIEEPPTLELKPLPSHLRYEFLGPCSTLPVILSSFLTNV